A segment of the Panacibacter ginsenosidivorans genome:
CTTTCTGCAGTTGAATTATATCCCAGTATGGCTATTTTCTTTCCCTTTTTTGTTCTTTTTTGGAAAAATTCAGAAGCATATACCAATACGAAACGGCTTATCACAAAGAATGCTGACATTAAAAGAAAGCTGCTTAAAAAAACACTTTGCAGAATATTACTTTTAGTAAAAAATAGGAACGACATGAATAACACAAAATGCATTATTGCTGCCCGGTAGGTGCGACGGAAAAAAGATTCAATTACGCTAAAAGTAGTTTGCGTGTAAAGACGCATAACAAAAGAGGAGCAGAGCCAGATAATATTAAATGCAGCTATACCTACCAAATAACGATTATTCCATTTAAGATCCTCATGGTAGAATGTTGCAACTGTATAATAGCTAAACAGGTAAGAGAAATTAATAATTATCAGGTCCGTAAAGAAACAGGTAATGCGAAAATATATTGAATACAATGATGCCATAGGCTTTATTATAGTACTAGTATGTAGAAATTCATCTCTTTAAAAAAATGTCTTCGGATGTTTCAAAAATAGGCTAAAAAGTTAACCTCTATCAATATTATACTATGAACAACAAGACATATCTTTCAAATGATGTTGATTTACAGATTACTACGTAATAAATTATTTTATAGAACTATCAAATAGAAATCGTTGCATGACCTTGTTTACCGACAAATTTTCTTCTGCATATTTTCTTGCATTTTGTATTATTACCAATGAATTGCTGTTTAACGCAATTTTTATGCTATTGTTCAATGCTTCCTGTTTTTCTGCTTCTGTAAGAATACCCATTTTGTATTCATCTATGAGTTCATATAAGCTTGTTCCCTGGTTTGCGGTAACAATTGCGAGACCTCCTGCAGCAAGAATATTTGTCAGCTTTGATGGCATAACCAAGTCGCCAGCATTTACTTTTTGTATAACCAGATGCATGTCAGCCATATTAAGGAAACGATTAAATTTTTCCAGGGGTTGCAAAGGCAGAAAAAAAAGATTATTCAATTCCATCTCCTTTGATATGGCTTCCAGTTTTTCTTTGTAAGGACCGCTACCACAAATAACAAATTTCAGGCCTGAAAAATTTTGGAATGCTTTTGCAGCAAAGAGTATGGATTCAAGACCTTGTTTTTCTCCTATTGCACCTGAATACAAAGCTACTTTGTCTTCATTTTTAAAACCGAACTCTTTTTTTAAATCTGTCTTATCATTTATTGGGTAAAAAAAAGAAGTATCTGACCAGTTTGGAAAAAAAACTATCTGTTGGTCGATTTTAGTTTTAATTTTTTTGATCATTCCCGGCGATATACTACTAATAACATCTGCATGTTTTAAAATATATTTTTCAAGTGCAAAAAGAAAACGTATCAATTTTTTTGATCGTATCATCTGCAGGTCATTTGCAGCATCCACCTGCAGGTCTTGTATATGATAAATGAACCGGGCATTTTTGATTTTCTTATATAGTATAGCAAGCAAACCCGGCATTAAGGGTGGACTAACATTTATTACAACATCATATTTTTTTCCCGGTAATAACATAAGCAATTGAAAAAGCGCAGAGATAAAGAATGACAGGTCATGTAATATTCTTGTCTTGCCGGTAGGGTTGGATGGTATATAATGTGGACAACGGTAAACAGTTATAGTGCCAAAAGATTTATCACCAGGTTGTTTTATTATTTCCTTTTTATACCAAGAATGATTTTTATAAGGCTCTTTCAGTTTCCATTGAGGGTAATAGGGGTATGTGGTGATTACACCACATTCATATCCGTTATCACTAAGCCATTGTATCATTTCTCCATTATATTTTCCTATTCCTGTAGGTTCCGGGGAAAAATTACCACCTATTAGAAGAATCCGCTGCGCCATAAAAAGCTAAATATTTGTGTAAACTGAATATCCGGTTAAGCAAATATATTTGTAATCAGTCTTTAATGCTGTTTTAGTGCCTGTATAAATAATTGGCAAAGTATATGCCTTATAACAAACCTGCATCATTTAATAAATTCACTATGTTACATCCATTGATTTTTACGTTGCTCTTACAGTTTATGCTTACTTGCTCACCTGCAGGTATACAGACTGATAAACTTGTTCCTGCTGATACTGCACATACCAGTGTCCAAAACAACATTGTTTATGCTGCAAAAGATGATAATCCCCAGCTTGAAAATGCATATGACAATATACCTGACTGGTATCTTACCAACCGTGTGCAGATACATACGAGACTTTCATTAGACGATATAAATAATGCAGATTTTTTCGGCTTTCCGGAGAAGCTCGCAAAATATCATGCCACTGTACTAACACGGCAAATAAAATTTGGTGACGAACAACCATGGTGGCCTTCTAAAGAAGGCAAACTGAATCCAAAAGCTGCCAGCCTTAATGCTAACGGCCAAAATCTTGCAAAAAAAATCATTGACCAATTACACGGATTAAATATGAAGGCAATCATTTATTACCGCCATCTTGAAGATGCAGAAATGTATGCGCAACATCCTGATTGGGCATGTAAGGATGTAAATGGTAAACCTATAAAAGATAGAAGAGGTGTTACCATGTCTTTTAACTCTCCTTACCGTGATGTTGTAATTGAGCGCCTTAAAGAACTTGCCTCGTATGGTGCAGATGGTTTTTATTTTGATGAAGTGCATATTCCTTTAAGAGGAGATTTTTCTGATTATTCTAAAGCTGCATACAAAAAGTTATATGGCACAGACATGGTCAGTGATTTTAAGAAAGGAAATAAATTAAGGTATTTTGAATTCCGCAATAAAACCATTGAACAGCTCTTTACAGACATACGTGCAAGTCTTGCACAGGATGGAAAAAGCCCTGTTATATTGGTGAGCGGCAATAGCTGGCCGACACAGACGGACCTGCATATGAATAGCGAATTTTACCAGCACTTTATTCTAAAATCAGAATTTGATATACCTCTTAAAACAACATTAAAGGAAGGTAATTTCAAAATGCCTGATAATCTTAAAAGCAATGTATCCTTATTTGGTTTAAACGCTTTTTGCTACTCTTTAATGCGGGATAACTCTTACGGCCCGCCACATATCTGGTGTCCACGCATTAAAACCGCAGATGATGCTGAATTAGCGGCAGCGGCGCTTATTTCTTTAGGTTGCATAGCCAATCTTGATATTGATGTCAAAACTTCTGATCCCAACAATTTTAAAATTCCATTACAATGGAATCTTGAATATGGAAAATATTTTAAGAATCTTTCACCTTATGCATTTGAAGGCGTATTAGTTTCAGAAAAAGAGCGTAATGCATTTATTAAAACACCCGATAAAGCATGGCAGAATGTATTAATGCCTGCTTATCTTAATTTCCAAAAATTATATGCGGCTGGTATTCCTTTACGTATTGTATCAGATGGATCTATGACAAAAGAAAATATAGACCGCCTGCAAAATATTTATTGTAATAAGTCTCTTACAAATGTGCCTAACAGACTTGCCGCACAGGAAAATAAATTTGTTGATTTCTCTGCAATACCCAATGGAAATGAAAAGCAAATGGCAATAAGCTTGGGTGCTCCCATATTTGCACAAAAAGAAAATAAAAATATTCACATTAATTACTTTACTGACCCCGATGGGTATTTATATGTTATATCTGCAAGAGACCTGATAGTACCTGTAAAAGAAGGTGGAAAAATTACATTGCCTGTTCCTACAAGAGAACAAACAAAAGCAGTTTCAGGAAATTACATAATTTACATAAAGCAGGGAAGCATAAGCGAACCGCAGATGGAGGATATCGTTAATAAAACAACTATCAGATCTTCGGGTACGGAAAATGGTTATTATACTTTCAGCATAAAAAATAATGGCAATACTCCTTTAAATATGTTGCGCTTTAAATTCAAACCATAAAGAGTCAGATGATAAAAACAGGACCGCTACAACAATAGCGGCTCTGTTTTTATTATTTTTTGCTTCCGGCTGTAATGCATCTGGCATCACCTGTTGCGTCGCACTCTTATACTTGTTGAAAAAGTTTCTGCAGTTTCTGCGTTTACATGTTTACGCGTTCTTCGTATTTAAACACTTGTAAATTCTTGAACCAGTAAGCTCTATAACCTTTTCGCTTTTGTTCCGAACGTACAAGTGAGTGACCCAACAAAAGCATAATTTTACTACAACAGCATGCTCCAAAAAAAGTATTTATTTATAATACACATAAAAAGACCTCATTTATGGTTTATATAAATGAGGTCTTTTTATTAAATATTTTTTTACCTGCTGGCAGCACTCGCTGCGTGAAGCCAATCGCTAATGCTTTCGCAACTTGTGTACTCTTTATCGATCGTTACATAGTAGTTAGGAATATGATCTTTAAACCATTTCTCAAGCACTGATTGTTTTTTAATTTCAAGCGCTCTTTGTGCCACCCTGTTATAATCGTCTTTCAGGTTTTCGCGGTGAGGTTCTGTACGTGTTTTTAAATAAAGAATACGCACTGTTTTGCGGCCACGCTCATCAGTATAAGTTTGTGGTTTTGATATATCACCGGGGTTTAAACCTTTAAGGGCTACTACTGCATCTTTATCAAGCTGATCAATTTTTAAGTAGGTAGAACCTTCATTATTTGTTTTAGCGCCGCCATTGAATTTACTGTTCTCATCATCGCTATACTTGGTTACTGCAGCGGCAAAAGACAGGTCACCTGCAATTATTTTTGAACGTAAACTATCAAGTTTTGCAAGGCCGAGTTTTACTTCTACATCTGTAACGGGTGGAATTTTTAAAATGTGCCTCACTACTGCATCATCACCGGCACGGCTAACCATTTGTATAATGTGTAATCCAAACTTAGATTTTATAACGGGAGATATTTGTCCTTCTTTTAATTTAAAAGCAGCTGCAATGAAGGTTGGATCCCATGATTTATCCAAACGGTTTACGCTATACTGTCCACCATTGTCTTTACTGCCGGGATCATCAGTATATAATCTTGCCAGCGCATCAAATTTTTTCTGGCCACTTTCTACCTGTCTCTTATAATCCAGTAATTGGGCAGATACATAATCTTCCAAATCTTTGTTTGCTTTTGGATACATCACCAGTTCATTTACTTCGATCTCGCTTTCATAATAAAGCAAACTGTCTTTGGGAATTTTATCGTAATATTCTTTTACTTCGGTGGGTGTGATCTTTACATTTTCAAGGATCTTGTTTTGCATTTTTTCAGCCATGGTTTTTTCTTTGAATGGCTGGCGCAGGTCTTCCTTGATTTCATACACAGAACGCCCTGCTATTTGTTCGAGCATATCCTGCGAACCATACTGGCTTATAAAGTAACGGATCCTGTTATCCAGCAAGGCTTCCAGCTCATCATCTTCTACAAAAAGGGAATCTTTTTCTGCCTGGATCACTAAAGTTTTCTGAATAAGCTGGCCCTGCAAAAAAGCACATTCCGGGTTGGGTGGCAGGTTATCAGCCATATCCTGTCTTTTATAATCGGCTATAGCGTTATCTATATCAGATTTCAATATTATTTTGTCGCCGATCTGCGCTATGATCTTATCTGCAACCATTTTCTGTGCAAATGCAGCGTTAGCACTCAAAAAGGCAGCCAGCAGTAGTACAATATTCTTGTTCATAAAATGCAAATAGCTTCAAAAATAGAGAATCCGGTGTAGTAATGGCCGTTGGGTGCTGCTTTTAACAAAATAATTTGTTGACATCATCCTGTTGATACACACTCTGGAGTAAAAGAGTGCGACGCAACCAAAGCTTAATAACGTGCAAAAGCCGGGCTCATAAAAAAATTACAGGTTAATATCTATCTCGTTATCCCAATTGGCTTTTGTAATCAGGGGCCTCTGTATTTTTTGTACAATTTCGGGCTGGTGTTTTGTATCAAAATTTCCGGGATCCCAAACGCCGTTTTTATTGTCATCAAAAAGAATACGCATATCGTACTGGCCGGGCTCGAATAATTTTTGATACCATTCATTGGTGCTGAGTACCACAGATTGAACAACAATTTTGTTCTTTACTAATTGTAGTACAGGATTTTTTGAAAGATCAAGATTGTTGAAATGAAGCCGCACACTTCCATACTCGCTTTCACGTTTGCTTTTAAAATTCAAAGTATCATCCTTCGCAATTGTTATGCCTGCACTATCTGTAAACGCTGCTTTCTGAATAATGAGTTTATAGCGTTGATTCTCGGGCCATTTGTAAATGAGCGCAAATCTTTTTGCAGTTGTATCGGTCTGTATTACGCTATAATTCTTTATGGCTTTAAAACTCGTGTCTGTGAGTAATACCATTGAAGAATCAAATTTAGCAACTGGCCTGTTGAAATTAAAGATGAGGCTATCGAGCAGGCCCTGTTCATTATTTTCAAGATTGGTTCCAAATTTTAGTCGTTTATCTTCATCTGAGTTACCCTTTTTTTCTTTATCACTACCGGAAGAGGCAGAAACTGGTTTATTAACCTGTTTGTATTCCTGGTAGGCATACAGTTGTATTGAAGCAGGATTGGTGCTGGCTTCTACGGGTTCATTATAGAAAGCAAACATCTTTGTGCTGTCATCATATTTTTTAGAATAATCATTGGGCAGCACATACACGGCAAACTTTTCATTGGGCAAATATTTAAAACGAAAATTGCCGCTGCTGTCAAGCCTTGTATAATAATCTGATTTTAATTTTTTTATAGCAGAGTCGGTTGTGTTGGTATGCAACAACACCAATAAAGTAGAATCTGCATCACCTGTTTCAGCAATTTTTACATTGCCCGTTATCATACCATCAGCCAGTTTATCGCCGGTAGAAAAAACATAGGTAAAATTTTTCAGCACATTATTTTCATTCACGTCTTTTAATGCCCTGCCAAAGTTGATGGAATAAGTGGTGTTAGGTTTTAAAGAGTCTTTCAATTTTATAGTTACGTTGCGCAGCTTTCCTTCTATAACAGGAATTTTTTCTGGGTTGGGAGAGATGATCAGCTGGTCATTAAGGTTATTATCAAGCTGCACATACTCATCAAACGTAAGTGTTATCTTATAGTCTTTAAAATTTACAGTAGAATCTTTTGGCAAAGCCTCCATTAATACAGGTGGTAAAGAATCTCTTGGGCCACCGGTAGGCGGGATAATATTGGCACAACCGCTGGCAGTAACTAAACCTGCAACGTTAAAAAAGCAAACAGCAATTATAACCAGGGGAAAAATCTTTTTCATAAAAAGTATGCAAACATAGATGCTTTGCGCTATTCTTATTGCTAATGATCCTGTAAAAATCGGCTGAGTATCTTTATGAACCAGGCAACATAACACATATTATACTTTTCTTGCGTCGCACTCTTGTACTTTTTTGTTCTATATGCAGCAATGATCCGGTTTTATATTTCCTCATCTTCTTCTACAACAATTTCATGCAATGCAACAGCAAGGTTATTGGTCTTTACAAAATTGCACCAGTGGCAATCTTCTTTGCCACAGCCTGTATAAAAATCTCTTAACTGAATCTTTTCCCAAACTGTTTTGATCTGTTCTTTTACCGTGGTAATATCTTCAGGCGTTATAACCACTTTCATCTTTTGATAATTCTTTTTCTTATCTGGCTCTATAAAATCAAACTCGGTGCTTACAACATTCCATTGCCTGGTTTCATAATTATCTACAAGTATTTTATAGAATACCGCCTGCCGCCAGTAATCGCCACCATTAGGCTCTTTTTCATTTGGTGATTGCAATTTTGGTCTTGCTTTATCCGGGTCTCCTGTTTTGTAATCCACTACATTTACAGATTTACCATCAAATTCCAGTTTGTCTAGTTTGCCTTTTAATGGTACACCATTCACTATAACGTTTCTGATGTTGCGTTCTACAGCAACTATTT
Coding sequences within it:
- a CDS encoding WcaI family glycosyltransferase; its protein translation is MAQRILLIGGNFSPEPTGIGKYNGEMIQWLSDNGYECGVITTYPYYPQWKLKEPYKNHSWYKKEIIKQPGDKSFGTITVYRCPHYIPSNPTGKTRILHDLSFFISALFQLLMLLPGKKYDVVINVSPPLMPGLLAILYKKIKNARFIYHIQDLQVDAANDLQMIRSKKLIRFLFALEKYILKHADVISSISPGMIKKIKTKIDQQIVFFPNWSDTSFFYPINDKTDLKKEFGFKNEDKVALYSGAIGEKQGLESILFAAKAFQNFSGLKFVICGSGPYKEKLEAISKEMELNNLFFLPLQPLEKFNRFLNMADMHLVIQKVNAGDLVMPSKLTNILAAGGLAIVTANQGTSLYELIDEYKMGILTEAEKQEALNNSIKIALNSNSLVIIQNARKYAEENLSVNKVMQRFLFDSSIK
- a CDS encoding Ig-like domain-containing protein, which translates into the protein MKKIFPLVIIAVCFFNVAGLVTASGCANIIPPTGGPRDSLPPVLMEALPKDSTVNFKDYKITLTFDEYVQLDNNLNDQLIISPNPEKIPVIEGKLRNVTIKLKDSLKPNTTYSINFGRALKDVNENNVLKNFTYVFSTGDKLADGMITGNVKIAETGDADSTLLVLLHTNTTDSAIKKLKSDYYTRLDSSGNFRFKYLPNEKFAVYVLPNDYSKKYDDSTKMFAFYNEPVEASTNPASIQLYAYQEYKQVNKPVSASSGSDKEKKGNSDEDKRLKFGTNLENNEQGLLDSLIFNFNRPVAKFDSSMVLLTDTSFKAIKNYSVIQTDTTAKRFALIYKWPENQRYKLIIQKAAFTDSAGITIAKDDTLNFKSKRESEYGSVRLHFNNLDLSKNPVLQLVKNKIVVQSVVLSTNEWYQKLFEPGQYDMRILFDDNKNGVWDPGNFDTKHQPEIVQKIQRPLITKANWDNEIDINL
- a CDS encoding peptidylprolyl isomerase, whose translation is MNKNIVLLLAAFLSANAAFAQKMVADKIIAQIGDKIILKSDIDNAIADYKRQDMADNLPPNPECAFLQGQLIQKTLVIQAEKDSLFVEDDELEALLDNRIRYFISQYGSQDMLEQIAGRSVYEIKEDLRQPFKEKTMAEKMQNKILENVKITPTEVKEYYDKIPKDSLLYYESEIEVNELVMYPKANKDLEDYVSAQLLDYKRQVESGQKKFDALARLYTDDPGSKDNGGQYSVNRLDKSWDPTFIAAAFKLKEGQISPVIKSKFGLHIIQMVSRAGDDAVVRHILKIPPVTDVEVKLGLAKLDSLRSKIIAGDLSFAAAVTKYSDDENSKFNGGAKTNNEGSTYLKIDQLDKDAVVALKGLNPGDISKPQTYTDERGRKTVRILYLKTRTEPHRENLKDDYNRVAQRALEIKKQSVLEKWFKDHIPNYYVTIDKEYTSCESISDWLHAASAASR